The Chiloscyllium punctatum isolate Juve2018m chromosome 30, sChiPun1.3, whole genome shotgun sequence genome includes a region encoding these proteins:
- the LOC140455120 gene encoding endogenous retrovirus group 3 member 1 Env polyprotein-like produces the protein MSEQWPWTGQSLDIGELQQTTWTHVNDRKSQGWRLTNSPEGQFCIEGKGTVEVGISPCQNMLDATTRVWWPEDITWYIANRGHKNCVPLRTDSSSDELGSDSSDGMMRVWSGGCRGNRCWDTPVQTLGQESEYWNCSGPGPYEGVPGVKELWDDVVRQGGPAPDGLFWICGNRAYSKLPMGWAGVCFLGLIRPAFFLLPREEGDDLGIKLFDSLRRSPRDIQVSDWGDEWPPARIIEYYGPATWAQDGSWGYRTPIYMLNRIIRLQAVVEVITNRTALALELLAKQQDQMRAAIYQNRLALDYLLASEGGCVREV, from the coding sequence atgtcggaacaatggccgtggactggtcaaagcttagacataggggaattgcagcaaaccacttggactcatgtcaacgacagaaaaagccaggggtggagactgacaaacagccctgagggccagttctgtattgaaggcaaggggaccgtggaggtagggattagtccctgtcagaataTGTTGGATGCAACCacgcgagtatggtggcctgaggatattacttggtacattgcaaaccgaggtcataaaaattgcgttccattacgtactgattcctcctctgacgaaCTAGGTTCTGATTCTTCCGATGGCATGATGAGAGTCTGGAGTGGTGGTTGTCGGGGGAATCGATGCTGGGATACTCCTGTCCAGACTCTGGGTCAGGAGTCCGaatactggaattgcagtggtcctggtccttatgagggcgtccccggggtaaaggagctgtgggatgacgttgtgaggcagggagggcctgctccagatggcctattttggatatgcggtaatcgggcatactccaaactgcccatgggatgggctggggtatgcttcctgggtctaatacgacctgcgttcttcctattaccccgggaggaaggcgatgatttggggattaaactctttgactccctccgtaggtcaccaagggatatccaagtcagtgattggggggatgagtggccaccggcccggattattgaatactacgggccagctacatgggcacaggacggatcatggggatatcgtactcctatctatatgttaaatcgaattatcaggctccaagcagtcgtagaggttattactaaccggactgccctggccctggagttgctggctaagcagcaggatcagatgagggctgctatatatcaaaaccgacttgccttggattatctgttggcctcggagggggggTGTGTacgggaagtttaa